The Streptomyces capitiformicae genome contains the following window.
CCGTTCGGACGGGCGATCGCCTGGCTGGTGCGGTACCTCGTCGTCGTACCGGCCGCGTGGGTGTACCAGTACGTCCTGACCCCCGTGGGGCACGCGATCGCGTGCGTGGCCCGTGGGGCCGTATGGCTCGTACGGATGTTCTTCACCGGGATCTGGCTCGGGATCTACTGGACCGCACGTGTGCTGTTCGTGCTGCCCGCGCTCGCCCTGTGGCGGTGGGTGCTCACACCGGTAGGGCGGGTCCTCGCCGTCGTCGGGCGGGAGATCCGGGACGCGCTAGGGCACGCGTGGCGCGTGGCCGGGCACATCTCGCTGGCCGTCGGGTGGTTCCTGGCCACCCTTTTCCGGTGGATCTTCGTGGAGCCGACGCGATGGGTGTACCGCACCGTGCTCACGCCCGTCGGCCACCTCGTACGGGACGTCGTGTGGAAGCCGGCTGCCGCGGCCGCGCGGAGTGTGGGCCGGACCACCCGACAGGCCCTCGCCGCCGCCCGTGAATCCGTCCGCCAGGCCCGTGCCAGTGTGCGCTGGGCGCTCCTCGGGAAGCCGGCCGAGCCACGGCCGGTCGCCCGCCGGGAACCCAGGGCCGCCGAGACACGTACTCTTGGTAGCAGTACGACCGCACTCACGAAGGACTGAACGACACTGGGCAAGCGACAGCCCGAAGGCCCGCCGCCCGCACCCGCGGTGCAGCGCATCCGACTGCGCTACACCAAGCGCGGCCGCCTCCGGTTCACCAGCCACCGTGACTTCCAGCGCGCCTTCGAGCGTGCGCTGCGCCGTGCCGAGGTGCCGATGGCGTACTCGGCGGGGTTCACGCCGCATCCGAAGGTGTCGTACGCCAATGCCGCACCCACCGGCACGGGCAGCGAGGCGGAGTACTTGGAGATCGCGCTCACCGACGCGCGCGACCCGGAGAAGCTCAGGATTCTACTCGACGAGTCGTTGCCCGCCGGGCTCGACATCATCGACGCGGTCGAGGCCCGCACCTCCGGGCTCGCCGACCGGCTCACCGCCTCCGTATGGGAGCTGCGCCTGGACGGTGTGGACCCGGCGGACGCCGAGCGCGCCGTCGCGGCCTTCAAGGCGGCGGACGTGGTCGAGGTCCAGCGCATGACCAAGAACGGCGTACGGACGTTCGACGCCCGCGTCGCCGTCGTCGACCTCGACAGTCGTGACGGACGAGACGGTCCTGAGACGCACAGTCCACAGGCTGATAGGCCGACCGACCAGCCCTGTGCGATACTGCGGCTGGTTGTTCGGCACGTGACGCCTGCCGTACGACCCGACGACGTCCTGTCCGGTCTCCGCGCCGTGGCCGACCTGGCGCCGCCGGTCCCCGCAGCGGTGACCAGGCTGGCGCAGGGGCTGTTCGATGAAGAGACCGGCACGGTGACCGACCCGCTCGCGCCCGACCGCGAGGCGGCGACGGCCCTCACAACGGCCGCACCCGCTGCCACCGCGAAGGCGCCGGCGCCGGAAGGTCCCGCGTAGGGACGGACGTCGTAGCGCCGCCCTCGGATCCGGGAGCCACCTGGGTCGGGCAGCGCACCGACCACAAGACTTTCGCCAGGCCGTACGCAACACGGCGTACGGAACCGGCGAGACAGGACACAGAGAGTTCCCGTGCGGCGCCCGCGCCCCGGACGGCGGCAGTCGCGCACGACGCGAACCGCGGACGTCACCGGCCACGCCGGACCGGGTGCGGCGCCCGGGAGCCTGACGGGAGAAACGCCCGCATGCCCGAACAGATCGAACCCGTGGAGTCCACGCAGGGCTCCGAACACAACACGCCCAGCGACACCCTGCCGCCGCGCCGTCGCCGCCGTGCCGCGTCCCGCCCGGCGGGCCCGCCGGCGGCCGGCTCCGAAGCGCCCGCCGAGACCACCGCGCCGACCGTACCGGCCGCGGGGGCAATGGACCTCGCTGCCGCGGAGCAGACTGAGCCGACCGAGGTGGACGAGACCGCCGCCGAGGTCGAAGAGACCGAGGAGGCCGCAGCGGCTGAAGAGGCCGCTGCCGTGGTCGCTGAGGCGCCCGCCGGCGTCGAGGAGGCCGCGCCCGCCGGTCGTCCGCGCCGTCGTGCGTCCCGCCGGGTGTCCGCGCCCGCCGGTCGTCCGCGCCGTCGTGCGTCCCGCCGGGTGTCCGCGCCCGCCGGTGCGCCGGAGGGGGCCGAGGCCGCCGAGACCGTGGTGCCGGCCGTCGCTGCTGAGACCAGCGAGCCTGAGGCCGCCGCTGTGGTCGCTGAGGCGCCCGCCGGCGTCGAGGAGGCCGCGCCCGCCGGTCGTCCGCGCCGTCGTGCGTCCCGCCGGGTGTCCGCGCCCGCCGGTGCGCCCGAGGCCGCCGAGGTCGTGGAGAGTGCCGTGCCGGCCGCCGCCGAGCCCGAGGCTGCCGCTCCGGCGCCCGCCGCCGCAGAGGAGGCCGCGCCCGCCGGTCGTGCGCGTCGCCGTGCGTCCCGCCGGGTGTCCGCGCCCGCCGGTGAGCCGAAGGCCGCCGAGGTCGCGGCCACCGCGCCGGAGACCGTGGAGGCTTCGACAAAGGTCGTGGAAGCCCTCGTCGCCGCTGAGGAGCCCGTCGCCGTGCCGGTCGAGGAGGCCGCGGAGGAGGCCGCGCCGCGCCGTACGCGTCGTCGTGCCACGCGGCGGGTGGCCGCGCCCGCCGGTACGCCGGTCGAGGAGTCCGTCGAAGAGCAGGCGGAGCCCGTCGCCGCTGCCGTGGAGAGCAAGCCCGCCCCGGCCGCAGAGGTCGAGACCGAGGAGGCCGGGCCGCGGCGTACGCGTCGTCGGGCCACGCGCAAGGCCGCCGGTGGGTTCTCCGAGCCCGCGGCGCCGATCGCCGAGGAGACCCCGGCGCGGCCCGCGCGCCCCGCCATGGCCGTGTTCCAGGCTCCGGTGTTCACCGAGCCGATGTTCCAGACGCCGGAGCGGGCGGCCGCGCAGGCCGCCGCCGAGGCGGAGGCGGAGACGGAGACCGCCGAGGTCGTCGAGAGCGCCGAGGCCACCGAGTTCGGCGGGTTCGCCGAGGAGGAGGGCACCGGCGGGGCGCGTCGTCGCCGTCGCCGTCGGGGTGAGCCCGCCGAGGCGGAGCAGCCTGCGGCCGCCACCGTGGTGGCCGACGAGCCGGAGGAGAACGAGGAGCCCGAAGAGGGCGCCGAAGGTGACGAGTTCGGCGAGGAGGAGTCCACCGGGTCGCGTCGTCGCCGTCGCCGGGGTGGCCGTCGCCGCCGTCGGGGCGAGTCGGCCGAGGCCGAGGGTGAGGCCGCCGAGGGCGAGGAACTCGCCGCCGAGCAGGCCGCGCAGGACGCCGAGGACACCGCCGAGCAGGTGGACGAGGACGCCGAGGACGAGGCGGACGAGCGCGACGAGGCCGGTGGTTCCGGCTCCAGCAGCAGCCGTCGGCGCCGTCGCCGTCGTCGTCGCGCCGGTGACTCGGGTACGGAGGCCGAGCCGGCGTCCGACGACCCCGAGCGCACGGTCGTGAAGGTCCGTGAGCCGCGCGAGCGGCGCGCGAAGGACGCCGAGCCGTCCGACGAGGTGCAGTCCATCAAGGGCTCGACCCGTCTGGAGGCCAAGAAGCAGCGGCGCCGGGAAGGCCGTGAGCAGGGGCGTCGTCGCGTCCCGATCATCACCGAGGCCGAGTTCCTCGCCCGCCGTGAGGCCGTCGAGCGCGTCATGGTCGTCCGCCAGAGCGGCGAGCGCACCCAGATCGGCGTCCTCGAGGACAACGTGCTCGTCGAGCACTACGTCAACAAGGAGCAGTCGACCTCGTACGTCGGCAACGTCTACCTCGGCAAGGTGCAGAACGTGCTGCCGTCGATGGAGGCCGCCTTCATCGACATCGGCAAGGGCCGCAACGCCGTCCTGTACGCCGGTGAGGTCAACTTCGAGGCACTGGGCATGGCCAACGGCCCGCGGCGCATCGAAAGCGCGCTCAAGTCCGGCCAGTCCGTGCTCGTCCAGGTGACGAAGGACCCGATCGGGCACAAGGGCGCGCGTCTGACCAGCCAGGTCTCGCTGCCGGGCCGCTACCTGGTCTACGTCCCCGAGGGGTCGATGACCGGCATCAGCCGCAAGCTGCCCGACACCGAGCGGGCCCGGCTGAAGACCATCCTCAAGAAGATCGTCCCCGAGGACGCGGGCGTCATCGTGCGCACCGCCGCCGAGGGCGCGAGCGAGGACGAGCTGCGCCGTGACGTCGAGCGGCTGCAGGCGCAGTGGGGGGACATCCAGAAGAAGGCCAAGAGCGGTGGCAGCTCAAGTGCGCCGTCGCTGCTCTACGGCGAGCCGGACATGACCGTCCGGGTGGTCCGCGACATCTTCAACGAGGACTTCTCCAAGGTCATCGTCAGCGGCGAGGACGCGTGGGAGACCATCCACGGGTACGTCTCCCATGTCGCTCCCGACCTGGCGGACCGCCTGCAGAAGTGGACCTCCGAGGTCGACGTCTTCGCGACGTACCGCATCGACGAGCAGCTGATGAAGGCGCTGGACCGCAAGGTGTGGCTGCCCAGCGGTGGTTCGCTGGTGATCGACAAGACCGAGGCCATGGTCGTGGTCGACGTCAACACCGGCAAGTTCACCGGCCAGGGCGGCAACCTGGAGGAGACGGTCACCAGGAACAACCTGGAGGCGGCCGAGGAGATCGTGCGCCAGCTGCGGTTGCGCGACCTGGGCGGCATCGTCGTCATCGACTTCATCGACATGGTGCTGGAGTCCAACCGGGACCTGGTGCTGCGGCGTCTGCTGGAGTGCCTGGGCCGCGACCGTACGAAGCACCAGGTGGCCGAGGTCACCTCGCTGGGCCTGGTCCAGATGACGCGCAAGCGGGTCGGACAGGGGCTGCTGGAGTCCTTCTCCGAGACCTGTGTCCACTGCAACGGGCGTGGCGTGATCGTGCACATGGATCAGCCGACCGCCGCCGGTGGTGGCGGCAAGCGCCGCAAGCGCGGGCGTGGTGGTGTGGAACCCGAGCACGAGGCGGTGGCCGAGGTCGAGGCCGTCGAGCCGATCGAGCCGGCGGAGCTGGTCGAGGCCGAGGTGGCCGCCGAGGTCGCCGCGCCCATCGCGCTGCCTGCCCCGGAGTTCGAGCCGGACGAGGAGCTGTACAGCAGCGTCGCCGAGGCCGAGGCGTCGGTCGCGCGCGGTCGTTCGCGTCGCCGGGCGACCCGCCGGGCCTCCGCGCCCTCGGGTGCGCCGAAGCAGCGCGAGGCCGTGACCGTCGTGCCCGCCGAGGTCGTCGAGGAGCAGGCGCCGAAGTCGCGGGAGGCCGCCGAGGCGGAGCCGGTCGCGGTGGAGGACCCGGTCGTCGAGATGCCGGCCGCCGTGCGTGCCGAGGAGGCCGCGCTCAAGGGGCGTACGCGTCGTCGGGTGACCCGGAAGGTGTCCGCGCCCGCGGGCACCCCGGCCGGGGCCGCGGCGGACGACGCCGTGGTGACGGTCGTCGAGCCGGTCGTGGAGCCCGTGGCCGAGCCGGCGTCCGAGCCCGCCCCGGAGCCTGCTGCCGAGCCTGTGGCGGAGCAGCCGGAAGCGGCGCCTGTTGCCGAGAGCGCGGCTCCCGCGCGTCCGCGGCGGCGTGCCGTACGCAAGGCGACGGCGCCCACCGCGCCGGAGGACACCGCTGTTGTGGTGGTTCCGTCGGCATCCGCGGAGGACGTGACCGAGGCCGGCGCGGCTGCGGAGGAGGCGGAGGCCGAGGCTCCCGCCAAGAAGACCGCGCGCAAGACGGCCAAGAAGGCGACGGCGAAGAAGGCCGCCACGAAGAAGACGGCGGCGGCCAAGAAGACGGTCGCGAAGAAGGCCACGGCCAAGAAGGCGGCGACGAAGAAGGCGGCCTCGAAGAAGACCACGGTGGCCGCCGAGCAGACGTCGGCCACGGTCACCGCTTCGACCGACGAGAGCTGAGTCTCCCGGGCGCAACCAACTGGTGCCCCGGCCCGGCGGTTTTCCCGCCGGGCCGGGGCACCGGAGCGTTCGGGGGCTGTCGTGTCCGGGGAGAGGAACTTCACAGCGGCTGGGGGAGGGCCGCATGGCGCGCGTGCGCCTGAAGGGCGCTGGGCGGCATCGGGCTGTGAAGCCGGTCAGGGGCGACCGCAAGGCCGCGGCGCCGGCCACGGTGCTGTCGGCGGTCGGGGTGCGGCGGCGGTGTCCGCGGGGACCGCGCAGGCCGCCCCGACCTGGACCGAGGGCCCCGTCTTCAACGACCCGCTGGGCGCCGAGAGCGAGCATCTCGCCATCCGTACGCGGCTCATCGAGCTCACGGCCGCCGCACTGCCCGGCTCCACCATCAAGGCCGCCGTCTACCACGTGTGGGAGGCGTCAGTCGTCGACGCGCTCGTCGCCGCCAAGGACCGCGGCGTGAACGTCCAGGTCCTGCTGGACGAGTCGAGCACCAGCGACCGGCCCGCCAAGACCTCGTACAACAGCCTCGCCGCCGCGCTCGGCACCGACCGTACGAAGGGGTCGTACGTCGCGACCTGCCCCGTCGACTAGTCCTGCCTCGGTGACCCGAAGTACGCGCACACCAAGTACTTCAACGACGCGCTGCTGCTGCCGAACAACCCGACGATGGACGACGCGTACGCCGACTACTTCGACACAATGGTGGCCAAGGACTGGGCGAGCTGGGAGTACCGGACCGTCAGCAACGGCCTGTACAAGGCGTACTTCTTCCCCCGGGCCGGGAACACCCGGGCCACCGACACCGTGTACTCGGTGCTCAACAACGTGCAGTGCACGTACAAGAACAGCGCCAAGAGCAGCGGCGGGACGGCCGGGACGGGGGAGAAGCTGCACACGTCCGGCGGGCCGACCGTGCGCTGCTACAACGACGACCGGGACCCGCTGAACCCCGGCCAGAAGCTGACCACGCCGTACATCATCCACTCCAAGTACATCCTGATCGACGGCGCGTACGACGGGGTCCGCAACAAGATCAGCTTCACCGGCTCCGGCAACTACACGGGCCCGCGCTGCGCGAGAACGACGCGACCACGTGACGGGGTAGGGCTCGATTTGCCCCCTCCGGGCAAGGCCCCGTAATCTTGACCCTCGGCGTGTCCATAGATATCCGTCCGGATGTCCACTCGGGCGCGCCACATCCCCGTAAACCTCATCCTTCCGGGCGCCGGGCGCTCCGGGAGAGGCCGTTCGCGTGTCGGGCGGCTGGACTGCGGGGGTGCCGTTTCCGAGCGAGAGAGTGAGATCCGCGTGTACGCCATCGTGCGCAGCGGTGGTCGCCAGCACAAGGTTGCTGTCGGCGACATCGTTGAGGTTGACAAGATTTCCACCGCCAAGGTTGGCGACACGGTCGAGCTCTCGACCCTGCTCGTTGTCGACGGCGACGCTGTGACCAGCGACCCGTGGGTGCTGGCCGGCATCAAGGTCCAGGCCGAGGTCGTGGACCACCACAAGGGCCAGAAGATCGACATTCTGCGCTACAAGAACAAGACCGGCTACCGCCGTCGTCAGGGCCACCGCCAGCAGTACACGGCGATCAAGGTCACTGAGATCCCCGCGGCTGCGAAGTAAGGGACTGAGGAGAGATGGCACACAAGAAGGGCGCATCGTCCACCCGTAACGGTCGTGACTCCAACGCTCAGCGCCTCGGCGTGAAGCGTTTCGGCGGTCAGGTCGTCAACGCGGGTGAGATCCTGGTCCGCCAGCGCGGCACGCACTTCCACCCGGGCTCGGGTGTCGGCCGCGGCAAGGACGACACGCTGTTCGCGCTGAACGCCGGTGCGGTCGAGTTCGGCACCAGCCGTGGTCGCAAGGTCGTGAACATCGTTCCGGTCGCCTGATCGGAAGTCTTTTCGCGAGGCGGACCTCACTTCCCGGTCGGGAAGGCGGGTCCGCCTTTCGCGTGTTAACCGATAACTGAACCCGTAAGTCTCTGGAGGCACCCACCATGACCACCTTCGTGGACCGCGTCGAACTGCATGTCGCCGCGGGTAACGGAGGTCACGGCTGTGCCTCCGTCCACCGTGAGAAGTTCAAGCCGCTGGGCGGCCCCGACGGGGGCAACGGCGGCCGTGGCGGCGACGTCATCCTCACCGTCGACCAGTCCGTCACCACGCTCCTCGACTACCACCACTCCCCGCACCGCAAGGCCACCAACGGCAAACCGGGCGAGGGCGGCAACCGGTCCGGGAAGGACGGTCAGGACCTGGTCCTGCCCGTGCCGGACGGCACCGTCGTCCTCGACAAGGCGGGCAACGTCCTGGCGGACCTCGTCGGCCACGGCACGTCGTACGTCGCCGCGCAGGGCGGCCGGGGCGGCCTCGGCAACGCGGCCCTCGCCTCCGCCCGCCGCAAGGCGCCCGGCTTCGCGCTGCTCGGCGTGCCCGGGGATCTGCGGGACATCGTCCTGGAGCTCAAGACGGTCGCCGACGTGGCGCTGGTGGGCTACCCGAGCGCGGGCAAGTCGTCGCTGATCTCCGTCCTGTCCGCCGCCAAGCCGAAGATCGCCGACTACCCCTTCACGACGCTCGTCCCGAACCTGGGCGTGGTGACCGCGGGCGCGACGGTGTACACGATCGCGGACGTGCCGGGCCTGATCCCGGGCGCCAGCCAGGGCAAGGGCCTCGGCCTTGAGTTCCTGCGCCATGTGGAGCGCTGCAGCGTGCTGGTGCACGTCCTCGACACGGCGACCCTCGAATCGGACCGCGACCCCGTCTCCGACCTCGACATCATCGAGGAGGAGCTCAAGCAGTACGGCGGTCTCGGCGACCGGCCGCGGATCGTCGTCCTCAACAAGATCGACGTACCCGACGGCAAGGACCTCGCCGAGATGGTACGGCCCGACCTCGAAGCCCGTGGCTACCAGGTCTTCGAGGTGTCCGCCGTCGCCCACATGGGGCTGAGGGAGCTGTCCTTCGCCCTCGCCGACCTCGTCGGCAAGGCGCGGGCCGCCAAGCCCAAGGAGGAGGCGACCCGGATCGTCATCCGGCCCAAGGCCGTCGACGACGCGGGCTTCACCGTCACGCGCGAGGAGGTCGGCGGGGAGCCGCTGTTCCGCGTGCGGGGCGAGAAGCCGGAGCGCTGGGTGCGGCAGACCGACTTCAACAACGACGAGGCGGTCGGCTACCTCGCGGATCGCCTCAACCGGCTCGGTGTCGAGGAAGAGCTGATGAAGGCGGGTGCCCGGTCCGGGGACGGCGTCGCCATCGGGCCCGAGGAGAACGCGGTCGTCTTCGACTGGGAGCCGTCCGTCATGGCCGGAGCGGAGATGCTCGGCCGCCGGGGCGAGGACCACCGCCTCGACGCGCCCCGCCCCGCCGTCCAGCGCCGCCGCGACCGGCAGGCCGAGCGGGACGAGATCGAAAAGGCGTACGACGACTTCGAGCCGTTCTAGAGGACGGCGCAGCCCTGGGGTGCTCCTGCTTTCAGAGGCACCCCAAGGCTGCGGCTGAGCGGGGTGGGCTGCGCAACTCGGCGCCACGAGGTGCCGCTGCGTCCACCCGTGCCGCGCCCCATAAGGGGCGCGGGGAACTGCGCGACAAGCCACGACGAACCCGCGGTCGCCCGACAACGCATTCCCCCGAGCCATCGGGCGCCGACATACACCCCGAGCCATCGGGCGCCGACATACACAAGGGCCCCGGAGGCCGAGAAGCCTCCGGGGCCCTTCACCACGTCCTCAGCGGAGCGCTCCCGCGTCCTCCGAGTCGCTCGGCTCGCCCTCGGTTCCCGAGTCGTCGCCCACCTCTCGCGGTGAGGGGACCTCGTCCGCGAGGCGGGACTCCATGCGCACGCGGCGTTCGTCGGCCTTGGCGCACAGGGCCTTGACGGCGGAGTCGAAGCGGACGAGGGAAGGCGGGTCGGAGGGCCCGAGGAGCTGTTCCTTGAGGTCGGCGCGGGCCTTGGTGAACCGGTCCTTCTCGGGGTTGCGGACGGAGTCCAGCAGCGCCGGGACCTCGGCGGCGTTCGGGGCGATGACGACACCCGCCGACACCGTCGGGAAGGCCGCGCGGAACGCCTCCTCCGACAGCCCCGAGGTGTTGCCGACGGCGTACGGCTTCTCACTGGACAGCCAGTCGGAGACGACCGAGGAGACATCGCTGATCAGCAGGTCGGACGCGTTGAAGCAGGCGAAGATCGCGGGCCGCGCCTCGGTGACGATGAGGTGCTCCCACTCGGGGAAGGACGCCCAGTACGCCTTCTCCCAGGCAAGCGTCGCCTCGGCGATGGCCGCCTCACGGTCACCGCTCGGCGTGCCCTGGAGCAGCATCCGCTCCATTTCGTCCGCGCTGACCCGGAACGACGTCGAGGTCAGCTCGTCCAACTCGGCGGTGCGACGGGCCAGTTCGGTCGCGGCCTCGGGGCCGGGCCGCGCGCCCGAACGCTTCGTGTTCGCCTCGCGGATCATCGCCTTGATCCGCTCGTTCGCGGCACCCGCGCGCGGGTCGACGGACCCGGTCATCGGGTGCGGCTTGTACAGCAGCCGCACCTTGTCGTCGGCGAGCAGCTCGCGGACGATGTTCTCGCCGGCCAGGACCACCGAGGTGTTGCCGGGGTTGCCGTCCCAGCCCTCCCAGGTCGGGGCGTAGAGAACGGTCGTGTACGTGCCGGTCGGCGGGCCGGCGTACGGGCGGATCGGCGCCAGCTGCGGGCGGCCGACCTCGACGATGTCCTTGTCCTCGACGCCGACCTCGGCGAGCGCGTACCGCTCACGTGCCGCGGGGCCGGCGACCCACACCTCGTCGTACGCCTTCGCGTACGGGTTGCAGGACGACAGCTTGTCGCTCTCGCCGTGGTTGATGAAGGCGTGCTTGATGGTGGGGATGCGCAACACCTGGGAGGTCTTCGCGGCGTTGGCCGGGTGCAGCATCATCTTCAGCGTCGAGTTCTCCAGGGAGAACATCGTCGAGACCTTCGGGAAGCAGATGACCGGCACGTCCGTCGCGTCGATCTTCTGCACCATGAAACGCTCACGCAGCACGATCAGCGGCTTCTCCAGCTGGGACAGCGTGGAGAGCCACATGTTCGCCTGGTACGCCGACGTCGTACCGCCCGAGAAGTACATGGCGACGGTCGGCCGGTACACCGCCAGCCACTTGTCCAGCCAGTCCATGACCTGCTTCTCGCTCTTGGCCCGCTTCTTCGGCAGCAGCCAGGTCGCCAGGTACGCCGTGCCGCCCGCGAGCAGGGCGAGACCGACACCGAGGCCCAGGAGGCCCCAGACGACGTCCTTCGTGACCGCGGTGAGCAGCAGACCGGCCGTGATCGGCAGGGAGAACGTCAGCAGACGGTGGGCCTGGCGGCGGGCCAGGATGCGCGGCGGGGCGGCGGTCAGACGCAGCGCGGAGGCGTCGATGTTGCGGGTGACGATCGGCAGCGTCCGGGTGCGGCGGACCAGCACCGAGACGGCCTGGCAGGTGAAGTGCGCCGCATAGCAGACGCACAGGCCGACCAGCAGCGGCGCCTGCTCGCGCAGCGGGTCGATGCCCTCGATGCGCAGCAGGCCCACCAGGATCAGCATGTCGCGCAGCAACTGGCGTACCAGGACCTCGAAGCGGACCTTGCCCAGCAGTGCGAGCAGGCCGGGGTCCCGGTACTGCAAGTACGTGTCCAGGGCGAGGCCGACCGCGCTCGCGGCGACGAACACGGGGATGTTCGGCAGCAGCGCGGAGACGATCTGGGCCGTGAAGAGCGCGAACATCGCCAGCAGCGCTGACAGCTGCGCGATGCGGCGTGGGGCGAGGCCTGCGGAGGGCACGGGCTGGGCTCCTGCGGAGGGTGCGACGGACAGGGAGGGAACGAAAGCAGTGGGGGGGGCGGCCAGTGGCCGATCCCTGACCGTATGACCTAGGGAGGCCGGGGAGCAATCTGCCGCGAGGACAGGTCGCCGCATATCGGGCATGACGGCTGCAACCTTGAGAGGCATTTCACCGTCTTCCCATAAACGCTCCAGAGAACAGTCGGAGAACAGTCGGTGTCGTCCCGCCCAGCGAAATGCTCAAGCGTCTGGTCCGTGACCTCACGTAGATTGCAGACTGCACACACCGGGCTGGTTCAGAACATTGGGGAAACGGGTGTCAGCGGCAACAAGGGCAGGAGGGGCGGCCCGAAGGGCCTCGGTTGAGGGCGGTGGTGGGAGACGGGCGGGCGTGGCGGAAGCGCACCGGATCGTCGTGAAGGTGGGCTCCTCGTCGCTGACGACGGCCTCCGGGGGCCTCGACGCGGACCGGGTGGACGCCCTCGTGGACGTGCTCGCCAAGGTCCGCAGCGGGGGAGAGCGGGAGATCGTGCTCGTCTCGTCCGGCGCCATCGCGGCGGGCCTCGCGCCGCTGGGGCTGCGTCGCCGCCCCAAGGACCTCGCCCGGCAGCAGGCGGCCGCCAGCGTCGGCCAGGGGCTGCTGGTGGCCCGTTACACGGCCTCCTACGCCCGTTACGGCATCCGCGTCGGTCAGGTGCTCCTCACCTCCGACGACATGAGCCGCCGCGCCCACCACCGCAACGCCTCCCGCACCCTCGACAAGCTCCTCGCGATGGGCGCCCTGCCGGTCGTCAACGAGAACGACACCGTCGCCACGGACGAGATCCGCTTCGGCGACAACGACCGTCTCGCCGCCCTCGTCGCCCATCTCGTCCGCGCCGACCTGCTGGTCCTGCTCTCGGACGTGGACGGCGTCTACGACGGCGACCCCAGCAAGCCCGGCACGTCGCGGATAGCGGAGGTACGGGGGCCTGAGGACCTCGCGCACGTCGAGATCGGCAGTGCCGGCAAGGCGGGCGTCGGTACCGGCGGCATGGTCACCAAGGTCGAGGCGGCGGGGATCGCCACAGGAGCGGGCATCCCCGTGGTCCTGACCAGCGCGATCCACGCGGCGGACGCCCTCGCCGGCCGCGACACCGGCACGTACTTCCACCCCACCGGCAAGCGCTCCGCCGACCGGCTGCTGTGGCTCCAGCACGCCTCCACCCCGCAGGGTTCGCTCACCCTCGACGACGGCGCCGTACGCGCGGTCGTCGAGCGGCGCAAGTCGCTGCTGCCGGCCGGTATCGCGGCCGTCGAGGGCGAGTTCGTCGCGGGCGACCCCGTCGAGCTGCGGGACGGCGAGGGGCGGGCCGTCGCGCGCGGGCTGGTCAACTTCGACGCCAAGGAGATCCCCCAGCTGATCGGCCGCTCGACCCGGGAACTGGCGCGCGAGCTGGGTCCCGCGTACGAACGAGAGGTCGTACACAGGGACGACCTCGTCCTCCTGCATCCCTGACCAGCGGCCCTCTGGAGGGGCCGAAGCACGGCCCCCGCCGGTGTGCGTTCCGTAAAACGGCCACGCGAAGCCCCTGAGCCTGCTCAACTTTGTCTCGAGGGAGATTCCGCACGACCCATCGCGAAGCACAGTTCGCTGTGGAAGCACAGTTCGTTGTGAAGGAGGCCGTCGTGAGACG
Protein-coding sequences here:
- the obgE gene encoding GTPase ObgE — protein: MTTFVDRVELHVAAGNGGHGCASVHREKFKPLGGPDGGNGGRGGDVILTVDQSVTTLLDYHHSPHRKATNGKPGEGGNRSGKDGQDLVLPVPDGTVVLDKAGNVLADLVGHGTSYVAAQGGRGGLGNAALASARRKAPGFALLGVPGDLRDIVLELKTVADVALVGYPSAGKSSLISVLSAAKPKIADYPFTTLVPNLGVVTAGATVYTIADVPGLIPGASQGKGLGLEFLRHVERCSVLVHVLDTATLESDRDPVSDLDIIEEELKQYGGLGDRPRIVVLNKIDVPDGKDLAEMVRPDLEARGYQVFEVSAVAHMGLRELSFALADLVGKARAAKPKEEATRIVIRPKAVDDAGFTVTREEVGGEPLFRVRGEKPERWVRQTDFNNDEAVGYLADRLNRLGVEEELMKAGARSGDGVAIGPEENAVVFDWEPSVMAGAEMLGRRGEDHRLDAPRPAVQRRRDRQAERDEIEKAYDDFEPF
- the proB gene encoding glutamate 5-kinase, coding for MAEAHRIVVKVGSSSLTTASGGLDADRVDALVDVLAKVRSGGEREIVLVSSGAIAAGLAPLGLRRRPKDLARQQAAASVGQGLLVARYTASYARYGIRVGQVLLTSDDMSRRAHHRNASRTLDKLLAMGALPVVNENDTVATDEIRFGDNDRLAALVAHLVRADLLVLLSDVDGVYDGDPSKPGTSRIAEVRGPEDLAHVEIGSAGKAGVGTGGMVTKVEAAGIATGAGIPVVLTSAIHAADALAGRDTGTYFHPTGKRSADRLLWLQHASTPQGSLTLDDGAVRAVVERRKSLLPAGIAAVEGEFVAGDPVELRDGEGRAVARGLVNFDAKEIPQLIGRSTRELARELGPAYEREVVHRDDLVLLHP